The following are from one region of the Juglans regia cultivar Chandler chromosome 10, Walnut 2.0, whole genome shotgun sequence genome:
- the LOC109021642 gene encoding high affinity nitrate transporter 2.7-like, with the protein MEADHESEKAPTFSLPVDADSKATVIRPLSIAPPHMRAFHLAWLSLFSCFFSTFSIPPLLAIIREDLNLTDTDIGNAGIASFVGAIFSRFAMGPTCDLVGPRVASATLSLLTAPVILSMSLVSSPKSFILIRFLVGFSLANFVANQFWMSSMFSGPVVGLANGVAAGWANMGSGVTQLVMPLIYTLFISLQIPSSTAWRAAFIVPAIFQVVTAILVLVYGQDLPSGKYKRSNIKTPKENFLKILCNGIKNYRGWILALTYGYCFGVELTTNNIIAQYFYDRFNVNLDLAGTIAASFGMANFFSRPIGGVISDEMGKRFGMRGRLWGLWVVQTLAGLLCVLLGRVNSLWGSITVMCGFAVFVQAASGLTFGVVPFVSKRSLGVISGMTGSGGTVGAVVTQLLLFSGSKFSKQTSISLMGVMMLVCTLPITLIYFPQWGGMFCGPAASHHLPMKPNIADDDDHYHLIE; encoded by the exons ATGGAAGCTGATCATGAATCCGAAAAAGCACCGACCTTCTCCTTACCTGTCGATGCTGATTCAAAAGCCACCGTAATCCGACCTCTCTCGATAGCGCCACCCCACATGCGAGCCTTCCACCTTGCAtggctctctctcttctcctgcTTCTTCTCAACCTTCTCTATCCCTCCTCTCCTCGCCATCATCCGTGAAGACCTCAACCTCACCGACACTGATATTGGCAACGCCGGCATAGCTTCCTTTGTCGGCGCCATCTTCTCCCGCTTTGCCATGGGGCCTACATGCGACCTCGTTGGCCCTCGCGTCGCCTCCGCCACGCTGTCTCTCCTTACCGCGCCTGTCATCCTCTCCATGTCTCTCGTATCATCGCCGAAATCGTTCATTCTTATTCGCTTCCTAGTAGGCTTTTCGCTTGCTAACTTCGTCGCCAACCAGTTCTGGATGAGCTCTATGTTCTCCGGCCCCGTCGTCGGGCTTGCCAACGGAGTCGCCGCCGGCTGGGCTAACATGGGCTCGGGCGTCACCCAGTTGGTCATGCCGCTCATATACACTCTCTTCATATCCCTCCAGATACCATCTTCCACCGCTTGGCGTGCTGCTTTTATCGTGCCTGCAATATTCCAAGTAGTGACAGCAATATTGGTCTTGGTTTATGGCCAAGACCTTCCTTCCGGGAAATACAAACGCTCCAATATTAAGACCCCAAAAGAgaactttctgaaaattctATGCAATGGGATTAAGAATTACAGAGGGTGGATACTGGCTTTAACATACGGATACTGTTTTGGAGTGGAGCTGACAACAAATAATATCATAGCGCAGTACTTCTACGACAGGTTTAATGTGAATCTGGACCTGGCTGGGACGATAGCGGCGAGCTTTGGAATGGCCAATTTTTTTTCCCGGCCGATAGGAGGGGTGATTTCCGACGAGATGGGGAAGAGGTTTGGAATGAGAGGGAGGCTGTGGGGGTTGTGGGTGGTGCAGACACTGGCGGGGTTGCTGTGTGTGTTACTGGGACGAGTCAATTCTCTGTGGGGTTCCATAACGGTGATGTGTGGTTTCGCTGTGTTCGTTCAAGCCGCAAGTGGTCTCACGTTCGGCGTGGTTCCTTTCGTTTCCAAGAG GTCGCTTGGAGTGATATCGGGGATGACAGGTAGTGGAGGGACGGTGGGGGCAGTGGTGACGCAGCTCTTGTTGTTTTCAGGCTCTAAGTTCTCGAAGCAGACAAGCATCTCTCTCATGGGGGTTATGATGCTCGTCTGCACTCTCCCAATCACCCTCATCTACTTCCCGCAATGGGGCGGAATGTTTTGCGGCCCTGCAGCCTCTCATCATCTTCCCATGAAACCCAATATtgcagatgatgatgatcattacCACTTGATAGAATAA